One Umboniibacter marinipuniceus DNA window includes the following coding sequences:
- a CDS encoding NADPH-dependent FMN reductase encodes MKILAFGASSSSTSINQQFACFTASAIADSFTAVSLKDFDCPLYSADEEAANGIPENALQFLGLINEADLLIISFAEHNGSYTAAYKNLFDWMSRHQQKVFSEKRVVLLATSPGPGGAQNVLKQAEASMPFFGASVLASFSLPSFYTSFSAEAFKLVTDEHFQRFDVFTTSVIEQL; translated from the coding sequence ATGAAGATCCTCGCTTTTGGAGCCAGTTCAAGCTCCACATCAATTAACCAGCAATTCGCCTGCTTCACCGCTAGTGCTATCGCCGATTCGTTTACCGCGGTTTCGCTGAAAGACTTCGACTGCCCACTATATAGCGCCGACGAGGAAGCGGCTAACGGCATCCCCGAGAACGCCCTGCAATTTCTAGGTCTAATCAATGAAGCGGATCTGCTTATCATTAGCTTCGCTGAACATAATGGGAGCTACACGGCAGCCTACAAAAACCTATTTGACTGGATGTCTCGCCATCAGCAAAAGGTCTTTAGTGAGAAGCGAGTCGTTTTGCTAGCGACATCGCCCGGACCGGGTGGCGCTCAAAACGTACTCAAACAAGCCGAGGCTTCGATGCCGTTTTTCGGTGCGAGTGTACTCGCTAGCTTTTCGCTCCCGAGTTTTTATACCTCATTCTCCGCAGAAGCTTTTAAACTGGTTACCGACGAGCACTTCCAGCGCTTTGACGTCTTCACAACCAGTGTAATTGAGCAATTATGA